ACTGCTCGGTCAGCATCGGCGCCAGTTCGTTGGCCGCATGCTCGGCCGGCTTCTCCGGAGAACTGTCGCGGCTGGCATACCAGTAACCGCCGCCCGCCACCGCCGCGGCCAGCAACAGCAGGATCACCCACTTGCCTCCGCCCCCGGAAACCTCCTCGACGGCTTCCGCCGGTTCAGGCGCCTGTTCGCGCGCCGCCGTGCCCTTGACCAGATTGGCCACGTCATTGACCGCAGACGGGAAATGCTGCTCCAGCGCCTTCATCAGCGGCTCGGGATCCACCTCCAGAAACCTGGCGTAATTGCGAACAAAACCGCGGACAAAGGTGGCGCCTGGCAACGCGTCGAAATCGTCGCGCTCTATCGCCTCCAGCTGCCTGAGAGACAGTTTCAGCCTGTCCGCTACCTCCCCCAGGCCCAAACCGGCCGCCTCGCGAGCGGCTTTCAAGGTGGCGCCGATGTCGCCGTGCCCCGGCGCGTCATGATATTCGTGTTTTTCTTCCATCCTCAGCTTCCACTCAACAGCAGTTGTGTTTCCCTAGAGTCCGGAAACCGGTTCTTTAGTTCATTTCCGCACGCGCGCTCCAGCGCGGCGTTACCGGTTTTGCGGGCGATCCTGGCGCCCAGCCACAGCTCGGCGGCGCCCAGGCCGTTCATTCCGCCGCCGCTGCGCAGCCGTTCGAAATAGAACGCCGCCAACTTGGCATTGCCCAGGCCCAGTTGCATTTCTGCCAGTTCGCTCAAGGCGGGCGCGTAATTCGGCGCCACGCGCAAGGCGCTCAGCAAATAGTCGTTCGCCTGGTCGGTCCGCCCCAGCTTGGCGCTGCAACGGCCGAGGTTCAGATACGCCGATTGCGGCGAATCATACAACGGGTTGGCCAGCGCTTTCTGGAACAAAGCCAGCGAATCCTGCGGCCGTCCATGCTCGCACAGGAACAGGCCGTAATTATTGTTGACCTGCGGGTTGGCCGGATCCAGCTTCAATGCCTGCTGGTAGTCCTGCTCCGCCTTGTCGTCCATCTGCAGCAGGCCCAGCACGTAGGCTCGGCTCAGGTAGCCGGTGATGTAGGCGGGATCCGCCTGGACCGCCTGGTTGGCGTTGTCCAGCGCGGACTTCAGATTGCCTATC
This genomic window from Chromobacterium violaceum ATCC 12472 contains:
- a CDS encoding helix-turn-helix domain-containing protein; the protein is MEEKHEYHDAPGHGDIGATLKAAREAAGLGLGEVADRLKLSLRQLEAIERDDFDALPGATFVRGFVRNYARFLEVDPEPLMKALEQHFPSAVNDVANLVKGTAAREQAPEPAEAVEEVSGGGGKWVILLLLAAAVAGGGYWYASRDSSPEKPAEHAANELAPMLTEQSSAPAASAAAASEPAKPVQAARPASVPTAAAAKPAASAAQAAAKPVASAPAKAAKAQPASAPQSQGTDKVSVNVKDAAWVSVQDADGRRLIYKVMQPGDPAEVTGTAPFKVVIGNASQVELSYNGKPVDLADKIKGTTAKIQLK
- the pilW gene encoding type IV pilus biogenesis/stability protein PilW; the encoded protein is MAFGVIAPAAADGSNPSEVARIRSQLAVEYSRIGNLKSALDNANQAVQADPAYITGYLSRAYVLGLLQMDDKAEQDYQQALKLDPANPQVNNNYGLFLCEHGRPQDSLALFQKALANPLYDSPQSAYLNLGRCSAKLGRTDQANDYLLSALRVAPNYAPALSELAEMQLGLGNAKLAAFYFERLRSGGGMNGLGAAELWLGARIARKTGNAALERACGNELKNRFPDSRETQLLLSGS